In the Hordeum vulgare subsp. vulgare chromosome 7H, MorexV3_pseudomolecules_assembly, whole genome shotgun sequence genome, one interval contains:
- the LOC123407244 gene encoding hydroxymethylglutaryl-CoA synthase isoform X2, with product MDCKDVGILAMDMYFPPTCVQQEALEVHDGASKGKYTIGLGQDCMAFCSEVEDVISMSLTVVKSLLEKYHIDPKLIGRLEVGSETVIDKSKSIKTWLMQIFEESGNTDIEGVDSSNACYGGTAALLNCVNWVESRCWDGRYGLVVCTDSAVYAEGPARPTGGAAAIAMLIGPNAPISFESKYRASHMAHVYDFYKPDLASEYPVVDGKLSQTCYLMALDSCYRQYCAKYEKLVGEQFSISDADYCVFHSPYNKLVQKSFARLYFNDFMRNCSSVDNDAKEKLQPFANLTSEESYQSRDLEKGSQQLAKHLYDIKVQPSTLLPKQIGNMYTASLYAALASVIYNKHASLTSPEKFIDTLKLMEHRYGAKDFETSKDISLLPPGTFYLTKVDSMYRRFYEKKTDGIVDGKIKCSNGIANGH from the exons ATGGACTGCAAGGATGTCGGGATCCTCGCCATGGACATGTACTTCCCTCCCACCTGCGTCCAGCAG GAAGCGCTGGAGGTTCATGACGGGGCCAGCAAGGGGAAGTACACAATTGGTCTTGGGCAAGACTGCATGGCCTTCTGCAGCGAGGTAGAAGATGTCATCTCGATGAG TTTGACAGTTGTCAAATCCCTGCTGGAAAAGTACCACATAGATCCAAAGCTAATTGGCCGCCTGGAGGTCGGTAGCGAGACAGTGATAGACAAAAGTAAATCCATCAAAACGTGGCTGATGCAAATTTTTGAG GAAAGTGGTAATACTGACATTGAGGGAGTTGACTCGAGTAACGCATGTTATGGTGGGACAGCTGCCCTGTTGAACTGTGTGAATTGGGTCGAAAGTCGATGCTGGGATGGACGCTACGGCCTTGTGGTCTGCACAGATAGCGCG GTTTATGCAGAGGGACCAGCTCGGCCTACGGGTGGAGCTGCTGCAATTGCTATGCTTATTGGTCCAAATGCACCTATTTCTTTTGAAAGTAAATATAGAGCTTCTCACATGGCTCATGTTTACGATTTCTATAAGCCTGATCTTGCAAGTGAATACCCG GTTGTTGATGGGAAACTATCTCAAACGTGCTACCTTATGGCTCTGGATTCGTGCTATAGACAGTATTGTGCCAA GTATGAGAAGCTAGTGGGAGAACAATTCTCGATTTCTGACGCAGATTATTGTGTGTTTCATTCTCCATATAATAAG CTTGTACAGAAGAGTTTTGCTCGACTTTACTTTAACGATTTCATGCGCAATTGCAG TTCGGTTGATAATGATGCTAAAGAAAAGCTTCAGCCTTTTGCAAACCTGACTAGTGAAGAAAGCTACCAAAGTCGTGACTTGGAAAAG GGCTCTCAACAACTGGCAAAGCATTTGTATGACATCAAAGTTCAACCGTCAACGTTGCTTCCAAAACAAATTGGTAACATGTATACTGCATCTCTGTATGCTGCATTGGCATCTGTAATCTACAACAAGCATGCTAGTCTG ACTTCACCTGAGAAGTTCATCGACACACTGAAGCTGATGGAGCACCGATATGGAGCAAAAGATTTTGAAACAAGCAAAGACAtaagcttgttgccaccaggaacGTTCTACCTTACAAAAGTTGATTCAATGTACAGGAGGTTCTATGAAAAGAAAACCGATGGCATTGTTGACGGCAAAATCAAGTGCAGCAATGGCATTGCAAATGGTCACTAG
- the LOC123407244 gene encoding hydroxymethylglutaryl-CoA synthase isoform X1: protein MDCKDVGILAMDMYFPPTCVQQEALEVHDGASKGKYTIGLGQDCMAFCSEVEDVISMSLTVVKSLLEKYHIDPKLIGRLEVGSETVIDKSKSIKTWLMQIFEESGNTDIEGVDSSNACYGGTAALLNCVNWVESRCWDGRYGLVVCTDSAVYAEGPARPTGGAAAIAMLIGPNAPISFESKYRASHMAHVYDFYKPDLASEYPVVDGKLSQTCYLMALDSCYRQYCAKYEKLVGEQFSISDADYCVFHSPYNKLVQKSFARLYFNDFMRNCSSVDNDAKEKLQPFANLTSEESYQSRDLEKGSQQLAKHLYDIKVQPSTLLPKQIGNMYTASLYAALASVIYNKHASLNGQRIVMFSYGSGLTSTMFSFKLNEGQHPFSLTNIASVLDVAAKLESRHVTSPEKFIDTLKLMEHRYGAKDFETSKDISLLPPGTFYLTKVDSMYRRFYEKKTDGIVDGKIKCSNGIANGH from the exons ATGGACTGCAAGGATGTCGGGATCCTCGCCATGGACATGTACTTCCCTCCCACCTGCGTCCAGCAG GAAGCGCTGGAGGTTCATGACGGGGCCAGCAAGGGGAAGTACACAATTGGTCTTGGGCAAGACTGCATGGCCTTCTGCAGCGAGGTAGAAGATGTCATCTCGATGAG TTTGACAGTTGTCAAATCCCTGCTGGAAAAGTACCACATAGATCCAAAGCTAATTGGCCGCCTGGAGGTCGGTAGCGAGACAGTGATAGACAAAAGTAAATCCATCAAAACGTGGCTGATGCAAATTTTTGAG GAAAGTGGTAATACTGACATTGAGGGAGTTGACTCGAGTAACGCATGTTATGGTGGGACAGCTGCCCTGTTGAACTGTGTGAATTGGGTCGAAAGTCGATGCTGGGATGGACGCTACGGCCTTGTGGTCTGCACAGATAGCGCG GTTTATGCAGAGGGACCAGCTCGGCCTACGGGTGGAGCTGCTGCAATTGCTATGCTTATTGGTCCAAATGCACCTATTTCTTTTGAAAGTAAATATAGAGCTTCTCACATGGCTCATGTTTACGATTTCTATAAGCCTGATCTTGCAAGTGAATACCCG GTTGTTGATGGGAAACTATCTCAAACGTGCTACCTTATGGCTCTGGATTCGTGCTATAGACAGTATTGTGCCAA GTATGAGAAGCTAGTGGGAGAACAATTCTCGATTTCTGACGCAGATTATTGTGTGTTTCATTCTCCATATAATAAG CTTGTACAGAAGAGTTTTGCTCGACTTTACTTTAACGATTTCATGCGCAATTGCAG TTCGGTTGATAATGATGCTAAAGAAAAGCTTCAGCCTTTTGCAAACCTGACTAGTGAAGAAAGCTACCAAAGTCGTGACTTGGAAAAG GGCTCTCAACAACTGGCAAAGCATTTGTATGACATCAAAGTTCAACCGTCAACGTTGCTTCCAAAACAAATTGGTAACATGTATACTGCATCTCTGTATGCTGCATTGGCATCTGTAATCTACAACAAGCATGCTAGTCTG AATGGCCAAAGAATTGTCATGTTTTCTTACGGCAGTGGCTTGACATccactatgttttcattcaaactAAATGAGGGTCAGCATCCCTTTAGTTTAACAAATATTGCTTCTGTTCTTGATGTGGCGGCAAAGCTTGAGTCAAGACATGTG ACTTCACCTGAGAAGTTCATCGACACACTGAAGCTGATGGAGCACCGATATGGAGCAAAAGATTTTGAAACAAGCAAAGACAtaagcttgttgccaccaggaacGTTCTACCTTACAAAAGTTGATTCAATGTACAGGAGGTTCTATGAAAAGAAAACCGATGGCATTGTTGACGGCAAAATCAAGTGCAGCAATGGCATTGCAAATGGTCACTAG